One window of the Cherax quadricarinatus isolate ZL_2023a chromosome 1, ASM3850222v1, whole genome shotgun sequence genome contains the following:
- the LOC138852562 gene encoding uncharacterized protein encodes MSLPDSSSCHHCHIHAPIPARDLKRTHPLRSHVVDKPQDVPVPRNNEQTNNTFKKNVSFLYRKINRKGIKSFTKESQTNVSIPIPQPPFPPSRVDSRPSVVADSLPLPETPSRRPRPLEGRVRRRRRGLAGLQAVLLVGAYALLLVLAVVIGVVLTQNPRRFRPQASNAPLPPPRPVFRDAAPAPVPAFRDAGPGPVFREVAPAQPARVSRPRFPSGPPKVSRPPPPPTTSEPEVFEYEYVDDTAQDLTLLPNPVSAHFPSPPPTQPAFRPLPAPAPRPQVSQPQQPQQSRPSTSPRRTTVPLASLDRDFSLNQEQPTRGRKEPEVKILRSWSHQNADGTFSWGYINDDGSFKNETRGLDCVVRGVYGYIDKVTGDHLSFPYESGNPCDPEAPDDYFYDYDTNPIQQRPPTVPRPASPPPSSQPRRLG; translated from the exons ATGTCGCTACCAGACTCCTCGTCTTgccatcactgtcacatccatgCGCCTATTCCAGCCCGGGACCTCAAACGGACGCATCCACTCAGGTCACATGTTGTTGACAAGCCCCAAGATGTTCCCGTACCGAGAAATAACGAACAGACGAACAACACCTTCAAGAAAAACGTTTCCTTCCTCTACAGGAAGATAAACAGGAAAGGCATTAAAAGCTTTACGAAGGAAAGCCAGACAAATGTCTCCATTCCAATCCCTcaacctcccttccctccttcaagAGTGGACAGTCGTCCATCGGTGGTGGCAGACTCTCTGCCGCTGCCCGAGACACCGTCTCGGAGGCCAAGGCCTTTAGAAGGCAGAGTTCGGCGGCGTCGCCGTGGACTGGCAGGACTGCAGGCAGTTTTGCTTGTCGGTGCATACGCTCTACTG TTAGTATTGGCTGTGGTTATCGGCGTCGTCCTCACCCAGAACCCTCGTCGGTTTCGGCCCCAAGCTTCCAACGCCCCATTACCTCCTCCGCGTCCAGTCTTCAGAGATGCGGCTCCGGCTCCGGTCCCAGCATTCCGAGATGCTGGCCCAGGTCCGGTCTTCAGAGAAGTGGCTCCGGCCCAGCCAGCTCGAGTGAGTCGTCCTCGCTTCCCTAGTGGTCCACCCAAGGTTTCccgcccacctccaccacccaccacttccGAGCCAGAAGTATTCGAATATGAATACGTGGACGACACCGCTCAAGATCTGACGCTTCTGCCCAACCCCGTGTCCGCTCATTTCCCTTCCCCTCCACCAACCCAGCCAGCATTTAGACCTCTGCCTGCACCAGCTCCCCGCCCACAGGTGTCACAGCCACAACAGCCACAGCAATCACGCCCCTCTACGTCTCCCCGCAGGACAACTGTGCCCCTAGCCAGCCTCGACAGGGACTTCAGTCTCAACCAGGAGCAACCTACTCGGGGACGCAAGGAGCCCGAGGTAAAAATCCTGCGGTCATGGTCGCACCAGAACGCCGACGGCACCTTCTCTTGGGGTTACATTAACGACGACGGCTCCTTTAAGAACGAGACCCGCGGCCTGGACTGTGTGGTGCGTGGAGTGTATGGCTACATCGACAAGGTCACTGGGGACCACCTCTCCTTCCCCTACGAGTCCGGGAACCCCTGTGATCCTGAAGCCCCAGATGACTACTTCTACGATTATGACACTAACCCTATTCAGCAGAGGCCCCCCACCGTTCCCCGCCCTGCTTCTCCACCCCCCAGCTCTCAGCCACGTCGCCTAGGCTGA